A single Thiohalobacter thiocyanaticus DNA region contains:
- a CDS encoding sigma D regulator, giving the protein MSNNKANDLMPGEDRRQRQRERLHALVNARNQTLVEYSSLAGIRPYTPEHRTEDALKRFCQILVDYAATAHFQLYRYIADGKERRQAVRAIAEQIYPQIVSSTDAILDFNDRYDVASLDDGRVEHLAEDLSQLGEILADRIQLKDQIIEALDGSRAGEHSQQ; this is encoded by the coding sequence ATGTCGAACAATAAAGCCAACGACCTCATGCCGGGCGAGGACCGGCGTCAGCGCCAGCGGGAACGGTTGCACGCCCTGGTCAATGCACGCAATCAGACGCTGGTCGAGTACTCCAGCCTGGCGGGCATCCGCCCCTACACCCCCGAGCACCGCACCGAGGATGCGCTGAAGCGCTTCTGCCAGATCCTGGTGGATTATGCCGCCACGGCGCATTTCCAGCTCTACCGCTACATCGCCGACGGCAAGGAGCGCCGCCAGGCCGTGCGCGCCATCGCCGAGCAGATCTATCCCCAGATCGTCTCCAGTACCGATGCCATCCTGGACTTCAACGACCGCTATGATGTCGCCTCGCTGGATGACGGCCGTGTCGAGCACCTGGCCGAAGACCTGTCGCAGCTGGGCGAGATCCTGGCCGACCGCATCCAGCTCAAGGATCAGATCATCGAGGCCCTGGACGGCAGCCGTGCCGGGGAGCATAGCCAGCAGTAG
- a CDS encoding class 1 fructose-bisphosphatase, which produces MEHGTTLTQFIIEEQRQVPGATGDFTSLLNDTLTACKKIACAVNRGGLIGILGSADTENVQGETQKKLDVISNDVMVDALEWTGHLAGMASEEMDDPLPIPAEYPKGKYLMLFDPLDGSSNIDVNVSVGTIFSILRAPEGCDNPTVEDFLQPGTQQVCAGYAIYGPATMLVLTTGHGVNGFTLDRSIGEFILSHPNMTIPEETGEFAINMSNQRFWEAPVKRYVDECIAGSEGPRGRDFNMRWIASMVAEVHRILTRGGVFMYPIDEKIKAKGQDGKLRLMYEANPMGFIVEQAGGAASTGRERIMEIQPNGLHQRVPVVLGSKNEVERVEEYHREADGKQAVA; this is translated from the coding sequence ATGGAACACGGCACCACCCTAACCCAGTTCATCATCGAGGAACAGCGCCAGGTCCCGGGCGCGACCGGTGATTTCACCTCTCTGCTCAACGACACCCTGACCGCCTGCAAGAAGATCGCCTGCGCGGTCAACCGCGGCGGCCTGATCGGCATCCTCGGTTCGGCCGACACCGAGAACGTCCAGGGCGAGACGCAGAAGAAGCTGGATGTCATCTCCAACGACGTCATGGTCGACGCCCTGGAATGGACCGGGCACCTGGCCGGCATGGCCTCCGAGGAGATGGATGATCCGCTGCCCATCCCGGCCGAGTACCCGAAGGGCAAGTACCTGATGCTGTTCGATCCGCTGGACGGCTCCAGCAACATCGACGTCAACGTCTCGGTCGGGACCATCTTCTCCATCCTGCGCGCCCCCGAAGGCTGCGACAATCCCACGGTGGAGGATTTCCTGCAGCCCGGCACGCAGCAGGTCTGCGCCGGCTACGCCATCTACGGTCCGGCCACCATGCTGGTGCTGACCACCGGCCACGGCGTCAACGGCTTCACCCTGGACCGCTCCATCGGCGAGTTCATCCTGTCGCATCCGAACATGACCATCCCGGAAGAGACCGGCGAGTTCGCCATCAATATGTCCAACCAGCGGTTCTGGGAGGCTCCGGTCAAGCGCTATGTGGATGAGTGCATCGCCGGCAGCGAAGGTCCGCGCGGACGCGATTTCAACATGCGCTGGATCGCCTCCATGGTGGCAGAGGTGCATCGCATCCTGACCCGCGGCGGTGTGTTCATGTATCCCATCGACGAGAAGATCAAGGCCAAGGGCCAGGACGGCAAGCTGCGCCTGATGTATGAAGCCAATCCCATGGGTTTCATCGTCGAGCAGGCCGGCGGCGCTGCCAGCACCGGCCGCGAGCGCATCATGGAGATCCAGCCGAACGGGCTGCATCAGCGCGTGCCGGTGGTGCTGGGTTCGAAGAACGAGGTCGAGCGGGTGGAGGAATACCATCGTGAGGCCGATGGCAAGCAGGCAGTGGCGTAA
- the gloB gene encoding hydroxyacylglutathione hydrolase codes for MLTITPVPAFSDNYIWFIRQAGQRQVAIVDPGDAAPVLAALQREKLEPAALLITHHHGDHVGGIRHLLEHYPGLPVYGPAGERIPQITQRLSDGDRVRVEALDTEFEVFDVPGHTAGHIAYYTDHALFCGDTLFTCGCGRVFDGSVEQLHASLQRLRRLPPETRIYCAHEYTLENIGFAKWVEPDNAELLARERAALHEREADRPTVPAELALELATNPFLRTDDAGVISMAERHAGRPMRDAQDTFITLRRWKDVEYD; via the coding sequence ATGCTCACGATCACACCCGTTCCCGCCTTCAGCGACAACTATATCTGGTTCATCCGCCAGGCGGGACAGCGGCAGGTGGCCATTGTCGACCCCGGCGATGCCGCACCGGTGCTGGCCGCGCTGCAGCGTGAGAAACTGGAGCCGGCGGCCCTGCTGATCACGCATCATCACGGCGATCACGTCGGCGGCATCCGCCACCTGCTCGAGCACTACCCGGGCCTGCCCGTCTACGGGCCCGCCGGGGAACGCATCCCCCAGATCACGCAGCGGCTGAGCGACGGCGACCGGGTGCGGGTGGAAGCACTGGACACCGAATTCGAGGTCTTCGACGTACCGGGGCACACCGCCGGGCATATCGCCTATTACACCGATCACGCCCTGTTCTGCGGCGACACCCTGTTCACCTGCGGCTGCGGCCGGGTATTCGACGGCAGCGTGGAGCAGCTGCATGCCTCACTGCAGCGGCTCAGGCGGCTGCCGCCCGAGACCCGCATCTACTGCGCCCACGAGTACACCCTGGAGAACATCGGTTTCGCCAAATGGGTCGAACCCGACAACGCCGAACTGCTGGCGCGCGAACGCGCGGCGTTGCACGAACGCGAGGCGGACCGCCCCACCGTGCCGGCGGAACTGGCGCTGGAACTGGCCACCAATCCCTTTCTGCGCACCGACGACGCCGGTGTCATCAGTATGGCCGAGCGCCACGCCGGGCGGCCCATGCGCGATGCGCAGGACACCTTCATCACCCTGCGCCGCTGGAAGGATGTTGAATATGATTGA
- the zapE gene encoding cell division protein ZapE — protein sequence MNAGPADMPLQRYYADLARLGWREDPAQAAAMQQLQRLYEALQRGRPRQAWHQRLLRRPVQPVRGLYLWGGTGRGKTWLMDVFHDCLPFADKSRLHFHAFMQEVHSRLRQLPKTPDPLPVIAREWSRRLRVLCLDEFHVSDIGDAMLLGGLLQALFARGITLVATSNLAPDELYLDGLQRDRFLFAVDLLKRHTEALHLKDGADYRCAHLDRAGNYHLGSGSAVEARMREHLRQLAPEMSAEAAELELNRRRVRVRALAGGLAWFDFGELCERPLWAADYLELARRFHTLLLSGVPVMDEGRDDAAKRFMHLIDALYDRNVKLVLGAAATPTQLYTGRYLQFAFQRTASRLTEMTGHRYLARAHRP from the coding sequence TTGAACGCCGGGCCGGCTGACATGCCGTTGCAGCGCTATTACGCCGATCTGGCGCGGCTGGGCTGGCGCGAGGACCCGGCCCAGGCGGCGGCCATGCAGCAGCTGCAGCGGCTGTACGAGGCGCTGCAGCGCGGCCGGCCGCGTCAGGCCTGGCATCAGCGGCTGCTGCGCCGCCCCGTCCAGCCGGTACGGGGGCTGTATCTGTGGGGCGGCACCGGCCGCGGTAAGACCTGGTTGATGGATGTCTTCCATGACTGCCTGCCGTTTGCGGACAAGTCCCGACTGCATTTTCATGCCTTCATGCAGGAAGTGCACAGCCGCCTGCGCCAGCTGCCCAAGACCCCCGATCCCCTGCCGGTGATTGCCCGTGAATGGTCGCGGCGGCTGCGGGTGCTGTGCCTGGACGAGTTTCATGTCAGCGATATCGGTGACGCCATGCTGCTGGGCGGGCTGCTCCAGGCCCTGTTCGCACGCGGCATCACCCTGGTCGCGACCTCCAATCTGGCCCCGGACGAACTCTATCTCGACGGCCTGCAGCGGGACCGCTTCCTGTTCGCCGTGGATCTGCTCAAGCGCCATACCGAAGCGCTGCATCTCAAGGACGGGGCGGATTACCGCTGTGCCCACCTGGACCGTGCCGGGAACTACCACCTGGGGAGCGGGTCGGCAGTCGAGGCCCGCATGCGTGAGCACCTGCGGCAGCTGGCGCCGGAGATGAGCGCCGAGGCGGCGGAACTGGAACTGAATCGGCGTCGGGTGAGGGTGCGGGCGCTGGCCGGGGGGCTGGCCTGGTTCGATTTCGGCGAATTGTGTGAACGTCCCCTGTGGGCGGCGGATTACCTGGAACTGGCACGGCGATTCCACACCCTGCTGCTGTCCGGTGTGCCGGTCATGGACGAGGGCCGGGACGATGCCGCCAAGCGTTTCATGCACCTGATCGACGCCCTGTATGATCGCAACGTCAAGCTGGTGCTCGGTGCCGCTGCAACCCCGACGCAACTCTATACCGGGCGCTATCTGCAGTTCGCCTTCCAGCGCACCGCCAGCCGCCTTACCGAAATGACCGGCCATCGCTATCTGGCCCGTGCCCACCGGCCCTGA
- a CDS encoding TusE/DsrC/DsvC family sulfur relay protein, with protein MNVQLDNEGFLINRDDWSEEVARELAATEGYEMTDEIMGYIQEARSMYDADGVVPPIRKFAKATDVSTKHLYDVFKKGPMKLICKWGGLPKPTGCV; from the coding sequence ATGAATGTGCAGTTGGACAACGAAGGCTTTCTGATCAATCGCGACGACTGGAGCGAGGAAGTCGCCCGGGAACTGGCCGCGACGGAAGGCTACGAAATGACGGACGAGATCATGGGCTACATCCAGGAAGCCCGCAGCATGTACGACGCCGACGGCGTGGTGCCGCCGATCCGCAAGTTCGCCAAGGCCACCGACGTCAGCACCAAGCACCTGTATGACGTGTTCAAGAAGGGGCCGATGAAGCTGATCTGCAAGTGGGGCGGCCTGCCCAAGCCCACCGGCTGCGTCTGA